In the genome of Gloeotrichia echinulata CP02, one region contains:
- a CDS encoding RRXRR domain-containing protein, whose translation MPTKASRARRWLKEGKAKVIHNDLGIFQIQLTNRHYLKTKNTQPIAVGIDPGKLYTGMAVQSAKFTLWLAHLQLPFKTVRDRMEQRAMMRRGRRGRRINRKIAFKLRAHRQARFDNRRQRGIPPSIRANRELELRVVDELSLMYPITTIVYEVIKARGDKGFSPVMVGQKWQLENLRSDWDFCFELNGWETSNIRRELGLEKQKHSKGDAIPATHAVDGIALACSVFIKYGIIDRHSRGWKGDVTVTPAPFTVIRRPPISRRQLHLMVPSKGGIRRKYGGTVTRHGFRKGDYVEATQGNKTYRGWVSGDTEKQVSVSDADWKRLGQFSKNKVRLIQRSTGLIVTNQSKAVL comes from the coding sequence ATGCCTACAAAGGCTAGCAGAGCAAGACGTTGGTTGAAAGAGGGGAAAGCAAAGGTCATTCACAACGACCTGGGTATTTTCCAAATCCAACTAACCAACCGCCACTATCTAAAAACTAAGAATACCCAGCCTATCGCCGTAGGAATTGACCCAGGAAAGCTATACACGGGTATGGCGGTACAATCTGCGAAGTTTACCCTCTGGCTAGCGCATCTCCAATTACCATTTAAAACCGTGCGAGACCGTATGGAGCAACGCGCCATGATGCGAAGGGGTCGCCGGGGTCGCAGAATTAACCGCAAAATAGCGTTTAAACTTCGCGCTCATCGTCAAGCAAGATTTGATAATCGTCGCCAACGTGGTATTCCTCCTAGCATTCGGGCTAATCGAGAATTAGAACTAAGAGTGGTGGACGAGTTATCGCTGATGTACCCCATCACTACCATCGTCTACGAAGTAATAAAAGCGCGTGGAGATAAGGGATTTAGTCCTGTAATGGTGGGTCAAAAATGGCAGTTAGAAAATCTCCGCAGCGATTGGGACTTCTGCTTTGAACTTAACGGGTGGGAAACCTCAAACATTAGGCGGGAACTGGGACTAGAAAAACAGAAACACTCAAAAGGCGATGCAATTCCAGCAACTCACGCAGTAGATGGTATAGCGCTCGCTTGCAGTGTATTCATCAAATACGGCATCATTGACCGCCATTCAAGAGGCTGGAAAGGGGATGTTACCGTAACTCCCGCACCATTTACAGTTATTCGTCGTCCGCCAATATCGCGCCGCCAACTTCATCTAATGGTTCCCTCAAAAGGTGGGATTAGAAGGAAATACGGCGGTACTGTTACCCGTCACGGTTTCCGAAAGGGCGACTACGTTGAGGCTACCCAAGGTAATAAAACCTATCGCGGCTGGGTAAGTGGCGATACTGAAAAACAAGTTTCTGTCTCTGATGCTGACTGGAAGCGGTTAGGTCAATTCAGCAAAAACAAAGTGCGATTGATTCAGCGTTCAACTGGACTAATTGTCACTAATCAAAGCAAAGCCGTCCTATAA